A stretch of DNA from Arthrobacter jiangjiafuii:
CTGGTCCGCTTCAAGCAGCGACGCGCCCACCTTGTGGCCCTGCGCTGCCAGGAACGTAAAGACCATGCCGCCGCCGACCAGGAGGTAGTCTGCGCGGTCCATGAGGTTCTCGATCACCGCCAGCTTGTCGGAGACCTTCGAACCCCCCAGGACCACCACGTAGGGCTGCTCGGGGTTCTCCGTGAGCCGCTTCAGCACCTGGACCTCGGTGTTCACCAGGTCTCCCTCATACGCCGGAAGGACCTCCGCGATGTCGTAGACACTGGCGTGCTTGCGGTGCACCGCACCGAACGCATCATCGACATAGGCGCCGGAGTTATCCGTCAGCCCGGCAAGTTCCCGCGCCAGCGCCAACCGCTCGTCGTCGTTCTTGGAGGTCTCACGCGGGTCAAAGCGGATGTTCTGCAGCACCAGGACCGATCCGGCGGCCAGCGAGCCGGCGAGGCTGTGCGCGCTCTCCCCCACCACGTCGGCGGCAAACTCCACCGGGAACGGTGAAAGTTCATCCAGCCGGTCCGCGGCGGGCTGCAGCGAGTACTTCTCGTCCGGAGCGCCCTTGGGCCGTCCCAGGTGGGCCATGACGATGACTTTGGCACCTTGCTCCACCAGTTTCTGCAGGGTGGGGATGGAGGCGCGGATGCGTCCGTCGTCAGTAACGCGGCCGTTCTCGAGCGGTACATTCAGGTCCGAGCGGACCAGCACGTACCGGCCGTCGACGCCGTCGCTGATCAGTTGATCAAGAGTCTTGACTGTCATGTCTACCTTTACGTCCCTTGCGGGCATTGGGATCTTGGATCGGGGTGCGTGCAGGGACGCTTAGAGCTTGGAGCCGACGAGCGCGGTCAGGTCCACCAGGCGGCAGGAGTAACCCCACTCGTTGTCGTACCAGCCCACCACCTTGACCTCGTTGCCCATCACGCGGGTCAGTCCGGAGTCGAAGATGCACGACGCTGGATCGGTGACGATGTCCGAGGACACGATGGGCTCGTCGGTGTAGCGCAGGATGCCGTTGAGTGCTCCGTCCGACGCCGCCTTGTAGGCGCTGTTGATCTCGTCGACCGAGGCCTCCCGGGCCAGCGTCACTGTGAGGTCGGTGACCGATCCGGTGGGTACGGGCACGCGCAGCGCGAAGCCGTCCAGCTTGCCTTCCAGCTCCGGAAGGACCAGGCCGATCGCCTTGGCGGCGCCGGTTGAGGTGGGCACGATGTTCAGTGCCGCAGCACGGGCGCGGCGCAGGTCGCGGTGCGGTCCGTCCTGCAGGTTCTGGTCGGCGGTGTAGGCGTGCACCGTGGTCATCAGGCCGCGCTCAATGCCGAAGGCCTCATGGATCACCTTGGCCAGCGGACCCAGGCAATTGGTGGTGCAGGAGGCGTTGGAGACGATGTTGTCGGTGGCCGGGTTGTAGTCGCCGTCGTTCACGCCCATCACGATGGTCCGGTCCGCTCCCTTGCCCGGAGCTGAAATCAGGACCTTCTTGGCTCCGGCGTCGAGGTGCTTTTTCGCATCCTCGGCCTTGGTGAAGAACCCGGTGGACTCGATGACGACGTCTACGCCCAGGTCCTTCCACGGGAGGTTGGCGGGATCCCGCTCGGCGAGGACCTTGATGGTCTTGCCGCCTACAACCAGGTCGCCGCCGCGGACTTCGACGTCGGCACCGATGCGGCCGGTGACGGAATCGTACTTCAGCAGGTGGCCCAGGGCTTCGGGGCTGGTGAGGTCGTTGACGGCCACGATTTCAAGGTCGGCGTTCTGCTCCAGTGCGGCGCGGAAGTAGTTTCGCCCAATGCGTCCGAAGCCGTTGATTCCAACACGAGTAGTCACTTTTCTGTCTCCTTGATGTGGGGTTATCGAAGAAATGTGACCTCGGTGTGCGGGAAGGCCACTGGTCTGACAGGTTTCGGGGTGCCGGGACTGTTATCGAAGCGGCCGGTGGACACCCTTCCGGCCGGCCCGAGGAGCCCGCCGGGCCTCAACGGCCCGGGCGGGTGCCCTCGGACTCATCTTACGCGCCGGGTCTCTCAGGGGGACCCGTGCGGGAGCAGATTTGTGCCTTGGCGACGCTGATTACGCGGGGAGAACCAGTCCGTGGGCGCCGTTGCGGGCAGCCTCGAAGCGGGTTGCCACGTCTGCCCAGTTCACGATGTTCCAGAAGGCCTTGACGTAGTCTGCCTTCACGTTCACGTAGTCCAGGTAGAAAGCGTGCTCCCACATGTCCAGCATCAGCAGCGGGATGGTGCCCACGGGCACGTTGCCCTGCTGGTCATAGAGCTGCTCGATGACGAGGTTCTTGCCCAGCGGCTCGTAGGCCAGCAGTGCCCAGCCCGAACCCTGCAGCGACATCGCGGCTGCGGTGAACTGGCCGCGGAAGGCGTCGAAGGAGCCGAAGAAGT
This window harbors:
- a CDS encoding phosphoglycerate kinase; this encodes MTVKTLDQLISDGVDGRYVLVRSDLNVPLENGRVTDDGRIRASIPTLQKLVEQGAKVIVMAHLGRPKGAPDEKYSLQPAADRLDELSPFPVEFAADVVGESAHSLAGSLAAGSVLVLQNIRFDPRETSKNDDERLALARELAGLTDNSGAYVDDAFGAVHRKHASVYDIAEVLPAYEGDLVNTEVQVLKRLTENPEQPYVVVLGGSKVSDKLAVIENLMDRADYLLVGGGMVFTFLAAQGHKVGASLLEADQIENVKGYLSRAKEVGCEFVLPTDIVVADKFAADADVEVVPADGMENSRFGASGIGLDIGPDSAAAFAERIRSGKTVFWNGPMGVFEFDAFANGTRTIAQGLKDSSGLTVVGGGDSAAAVRKLGFSDSDFGHISTGGGASLEYLEGKKLPGLTVLGL
- the gap gene encoding type I glyceraldehyde-3-phosphate dehydrogenase, coding for MTTRVGINGFGRIGRNYFRAALEQNADLEIVAVNDLTSPEALGHLLKYDSVTGRIGADVEVRGGDLVVGGKTIKVLAERDPANLPWKDLGVDVVIESTGFFTKAEDAKKHLDAGAKKVLISAPGKGADRTIVMGVNDGDYNPATDNIVSNASCTTNCLGPLAKVIHEAFGIERGLMTTVHAYTADQNLQDGPHRDLRRARAAALNIVPTSTGAAKAIGLVLPELEGKLDGFALRVPVPTGSVTDLTVTLAREASVDEINSAYKAASDGALNGILRYTDEPIVSSDIVTDPASCIFDSGLTRVMGNEVKVVGWYDNEWGYSCRLVDLTALVGSKL
- a CDS encoding superoxide dismutase, whose translation is MNEYTLPELPYDYAALEPNISARIMELHHDKHHATYVAGANTALKQMAEAREKGDFATIPKLSKDLAFHVGGHVNHSIFWNNLSPEGGDKPVGELAAAIDDFFGSFDAFRGQFTAAAMSLQGSGWALLAYEPLGKNLVIEQLYDQQGNVPVGTIPLLMLDMWEHAFYLDYVNVKADYVKAFWNIVNWADVATRFEAARNGAHGLVLPA